The following proteins are encoded in a genomic region of Mycolicibacterium rutilum:
- a CDS encoding integrase has product MLTETGAELVVRFDPTGVDLRDCLNNIRHRDWNDLPLVQNIVDGRPVAVARTLRPLWDSLDDKARERALNKLEIVLEIVTGYRDGHPELRRPGEPYPPFGPGFGVSESKRAVAMASVLIQEGRNDRKVQRRLRDGELTSVGTNESTIRNWVRSWRQKGLLGLIDGRHIRKSLSWEVIDPRYRAIAEEEFATLDGDKSNLAIQEMHRRVLVKLRNAGIDDYHAPQRTTQKFLSNLKHQRGETTRSQRTKKLQTASGSTQYPGVRPGQVVAIDVTRADNLVYDTFNGRPLSVEIITAIDVATRVVLALRVVPMSANGFEAGLLLYDVCRPFSMLVAGTTVSDWRWVGLPETVDLSSAVVKVWRQDLEVDFDTLQGEHPIPSVMPDAIHCDNAAIFTSVHFRALLRDLQIDLLLSRPGNPTDNPQVERWHETIQRGLQQIPGYKGRNVSERGRLVADEPLLTARELQLHLRKFIALDYHRHGHDGLIQPGVEAAKMCPLDLWDVMVEATGRIDVPQRHDLIYQFLPIKWGTIGPAGVEFSNLRYENPLVFEPLRYVEVGRFRERDRAAPFFYDPNDLSRIWFHDESTDRIEPIEWVGRSKADAPMTDVILDELCRKIRRRGGNHVFKRGLTTQLIINELGELTSAKSKADRRKTAAAAQRVEQSRIDHAEAEAAQERAHPVRSIAPRTVPTSSIRRAWDNLLETE; this is encoded by the coding sequence GTGCTCACGGAGACGGGTGCGGAGCTCGTCGTTCGTTTCGACCCTACGGGTGTCGATCTTCGCGACTGTCTCAACAACATTCGGCATAGGGACTGGAACGATCTTCCGCTCGTGCAGAATATCGTCGATGGCCGGCCGGTTGCCGTCGCTCGGACTCTCCGACCGCTCTGGGACAGCCTCGACGACAAAGCCCGCGAACGCGCGCTCAACAAACTCGAAATTGTTCTCGAGATCGTGACTGGATACCGCGATGGTCATCCTGAACTCAGACGACCCGGCGAACCATACCCTCCGTTCGGTCCAGGGTTTGGCGTATCCGAGTCGAAGCGGGCCGTAGCAATGGCGTCGGTCCTCATTCAGGAGGGTCGAAATGACCGTAAGGTCCAGCGCCGCTTGCGAGACGGCGAGCTGACGTCGGTCGGGACGAACGAGAGCACCATCAGAAACTGGGTGCGAAGCTGGAGGCAGAAGGGACTGCTCGGATTGATCGATGGGCGGCACATCCGCAAGAGCCTGTCGTGGGAAGTCATCGATCCGCGCTACCGCGCGATCGCTGAGGAAGAGTTCGCGACTCTGGACGGTGATAAATCGAATCTGGCGATCCAAGAGATGCACAGACGAGTGCTGGTCAAGCTCCGTAACGCAGGCATTGACGACTACCACGCGCCGCAGCGCACGACGCAGAAGTTCCTCTCGAACTTGAAGCACCAGAGAGGTGAGACCACCAGGTCGCAGCGTACAAAGAAGCTGCAAACAGCCTCAGGTTCAACACAATACCCAGGCGTTCGGCCCGGCCAAGTGGTAGCGATTGATGTCACGCGAGCCGACAATCTCGTATACGACACCTTCAACGGTAGGCCGCTCAGCGTTGAGATCATCACCGCTATCGACGTCGCCACACGCGTGGTCCTGGCGCTCCGGGTGGTCCCGATGAGCGCGAATGGCTTCGAAGCGGGACTACTCCTCTATGACGTCTGCAGGCCGTTCTCGATGCTCGTCGCAGGCACGACCGTCAGCGATTGGAGATGGGTCGGCCTGCCTGAAACGGTCGACCTTTCGAGTGCGGTGGTCAAGGTGTGGCGTCAAGACTTGGAGGTCGACTTCGACACGTTGCAGGGCGAGCACCCCATCCCGTCTGTGATGCCGGATGCGATTCATTGCGACAACGCCGCGATCTTCACGAGCGTGCACTTCCGTGCACTTCTGCGCGACCTTCAGATCGACCTGTTGCTCAGCCGCCCGGGAAACCCCACCGACAACCCGCAGGTCGAGCGGTGGCATGAGACGATCCAACGTGGCTTGCAGCAGATTCCGGGCTACAAGGGGCGGAACGTGTCTGAGCGGGGGCGACTCGTCGCCGATGAGCCGCTGTTGACGGCTCGCGAACTGCAACTACACCTGCGAAAGTTCATTGCGCTTGATTACCACAGACACGGACACGACGGTCTCATTCAGCCGGGCGTCGAGGCCGCCAAGATGTGTCCACTCGACCTATGGGACGTCATGGTCGAAGCCACGGGTCGTATCGACGTCCCCCAGCGGCACGACCTGATCTACCAGTTCCTACCGATCAAGTGGGGCACCATCGGACCAGCGGGAGTCGAATTCTCCAACCTCCGATACGAAAACCCGCTTGTCTTCGAGCCGTTGCGCTACGTCGAGGTGGGCCGATTTCGCGAAAGGGACCGGGCCGCACCGTTCTTCTACGATCCAAACGATCTGTCGCGCATATGGTTTCATGACGAATCCACCGACAGGATCGAGCCCATCGAATGGGTCGGCCGTAGTAAAGCTGACGCACCGATGACCGACGTCATCCTCGACGAGCTCTGTCGGAAGATCAGGCGCCGCGGCGGCAACCATGTGTTCAAGCGCGGATTGACAACCCAACTGATCATCAACGAACTCGGCGAACTCACGTCGGCAAAATCGAAAGCGGATCGCCGCAAGACGGCTGCTGCGGCACAACGGGTCGAACAGTCGCGTATCGATCATGCCGAGGCGGAAGCTGCCCAGGAACGCGCCCATCCCGTGCGCAGCATCGCACCGCGGACGGTGCCGACTTCGTCGATCAGGCGGGCGTGGGACAACTTGCTGGAGACCGAGTAG
- a CDS encoding TnsA-like heteromeric transposase endonuclease subunit, translated as MPSSDDEDDLLDALALRAPGLTWTFRLQGTEIVWMWQRSSSPPVHSLEPMRRIVSSTFSRHIPVTAHSMTNGASVHLESGLEHDLFRRLDRDPRVAWMVSQPFRLAWRGLPGRHTPDLLTVDVEGRVTIWDVRAPEKQDDEFRAQSRITEHACAAVGWRYEVFGEMAQAERLNLMWLNGFRREPSWLQFHERQIVDLVSGHEATLGALFDADDGCGELKSSVWHMVWKGALSIDTTCQWGLDTSVRLSVEVLR; from the coding sequence ATGCCTTCGAGTGACGATGAAGACGATCTCCTTGACGCCTTGGCATTGCGCGCGCCAGGGCTTACGTGGACGTTCAGGCTGCAGGGCACCGAAATCGTGTGGATGTGGCAGCGGAGTAGCTCGCCGCCGGTGCACAGTCTCGAACCAATGCGAAGGATTGTCTCGTCCACCTTCAGCCGCCATATACCCGTGACGGCTCACTCCATGACTAACGGTGCGAGCGTGCATCTCGAATCCGGACTGGAGCACGACCTCTTCCGGAGACTCGACAGAGACCCGCGTGTCGCCTGGATGGTCTCGCAGCCATTCCGGCTCGCGTGGAGAGGTTTGCCTGGACGTCACACTCCCGACCTTCTAACCGTTGATGTCGAGGGGCGCGTGACTATCTGGGACGTACGCGCACCCGAAAAGCAGGACGACGAGTTCAGGGCCCAGAGCCGCATCACAGAGCACGCGTGCGCTGCTGTGGGATGGCGCTATGAGGTGTTCGGCGAAATGGCTCAAGCTGAGCGGCTGAATCTCATGTGGCTGAACGGGTTTAGAAGAGAGCCATCATGGTTGCAATTTCATGAACGCCAGATTGTTGACCTCGTCTCCGGTCACGAAGCAACCCTCGGAGCGTTGTTTGACGCGGACGACGGCTGCGGTGAACTGAAATCGTCTGTTTGGCATATGGTTTGGAAGGGGGCTTTGAGTATCGACACGACGTGCCAGTGGGGGCTGGACACGTCTGTGCGCCTATCTGTCGAAGTATTGCGATGA
- a CDS encoding TniQ family protein translates to MVTAALLPVRVKPASGECIDSWLDATAAVMGVTLGDVSRQLHLPIAAKPQWIWWLPQYQLDSLQVLTGTPAEDIATMTLDDYAVKGLPVLTDSHEPDRTFPFGVLPGSRFCPECLHESSGRWRLVWRLGWSFACTTHGRLLAAQCPSCGEDQRRRQNYTSIPMPTKCRCGCDLTSVPTPAVGSEHDVVVAQRFIGKILSGARPSGGVLARQARSRRESLEAVRSLANRTINFAARHGLATAARLGGGFTFDELSAEPNPSRGRSAVNSYPSMRTVEAAVGITVAVKVLGAETIEESASRLRWLVDSQDAKARQTELLWCRTDDALAAAITIKASRQQLGAQGELRYRAATPAPEAPRRSYLDDWSFAATLPALMWPTWCEKLLADTSVDADMRRALSIATLIVGSNITIGGAEKLLSARPSHRTVNEQLELLYSLPRWNSICRTLISLSDYLVTQGSEIDYARRRKLVYSARLEWQDWLRIRGESADETLPRTAPQQPDQALVHLRRLGIDEPVEWHPPLKIIGVADLT, encoded by the coding sequence ATGGTGACCGCCGCTCTCTTGCCTGTGCGGGTCAAGCCTGCGTCAGGGGAGTGCATCGATTCATGGTTGGATGCGACGGCGGCTGTGATGGGAGTTACGCTCGGCGATGTATCTCGCCAATTGCATCTACCGATAGCCGCGAAGCCGCAATGGATTTGGTGGCTGCCGCAGTACCAGTTGGACTCTCTTCAAGTGTTAACGGGCACCCCGGCCGAAGACATCGCAACGATGACACTCGACGACTACGCCGTCAAAGGTCTGCCCGTCCTCACCGATTCACACGAACCCGACCGCACATTCCCGTTCGGCGTGTTACCGGGGTCGAGGTTCTGTCCCGAGTGCCTACACGAGTCGAGCGGCAGATGGCGGCTCGTGTGGCGGTTGGGCTGGTCATTCGCATGCACAACCCACGGCCGGTTGCTGGCTGCTCAATGTCCGAGTTGTGGAGAGGATCAGCGGCGTCGGCAGAACTACACAAGCATTCCGATGCCGACCAAATGTCGGTGCGGCTGCGATCTCACGTCGGTGCCCACCCCTGCGGTTGGGAGCGAGCACGACGTCGTTGTTGCGCAACGCTTCATCGGTAAGATTCTCAGCGGAGCCCGCCCGAGCGGCGGAGTGCTTGCGCGTCAGGCGCGATCGCGTCGTGAGTCACTGGAAGCGGTCCGGAGTCTGGCCAATCGAACGATCAACTTCGCGGCACGCCACGGCTTGGCAACCGCAGCAAGACTGGGAGGCGGATTCACATTCGATGAACTTTCCGCGGAACCGAATCCGAGCCGTGGACGAAGTGCGGTGAATTCGTACCCATCGATGCGGACCGTTGAGGCCGCCGTGGGGATAACCGTTGCTGTCAAGGTCTTAGGCGCCGAAACCATTGAGGAATCAGCGAGCCGGCTTCGGTGGCTGGTAGACAGCCAAGACGCCAAAGCCCGCCAGACCGAGTTGCTCTGGTGTCGCACCGACGATGCGCTAGCTGCGGCGATCACGATTAAGGCGAGTAGGCAACAGCTTGGAGCGCAGGGCGAACTCCGCTACCGCGCGGCAACTCCAGCGCCCGAAGCCCCACGGCGCAGTTATCTCGATGACTGGAGCTTCGCGGCGACACTACCCGCATTGATGTGGCCAACCTGGTGCGAGAAGCTGCTCGCGGATACGTCAGTAGATGCGGATATGAGGCGCGCGCTATCGATCGCCACGCTCATCGTCGGCAGCAATATCACGATCGGTGGTGCAGAGAAACTGTTGTCTGCGCGCCCGTCCCACCGCACCGTGAATGAACAACTCGAGCTCCTCTATTCGTTGCCGCGCTGGAACTCTATATGCAGAACGCTAATCAGTCTGAGCGACTATCTCGTAACTCAGGGTTCAGAAATCGACTACGCGCGTCGGAGGAAGTTGGTCTACTCGGCTCGGCTCGAGTGGCAGGACTGGCTCAGGATCAGGGGCGAATCCGCCGACGAAACGCTGCCGCGGACGGCGCCCCAGCAACCAGACCAGGCGCTGGTGCATCTACGTCGCCTCGGGATCGACGAGCCTGTAGAGTGGCATCCGCCGCTCAAAATAATTGGTGTCGCGGACCTAACATAG
- a CDS encoding helix-turn-helix domain-containing protein translates to MSDEGKTFRRMNNRIDELVADPLIADNVRSYAAERENVNRVYAEGLADIRRAGNLTQQQIAEALSTDQGTVSRIERRHDLLLSTLRDYLKAAGIEHSRIVVERDGVEISIDLDTFAQ, encoded by the coding sequence ATGAGTGATGAAGGCAAGACGTTCCGTCGGATGAACAACAGGATCGACGAGCTGGTCGCAGATCCCCTCATCGCGGACAACGTGCGCAGCTACGCGGCTGAACGCGAAAACGTAAACCGGGTCTACGCCGAAGGTCTGGCCGACATCCGCCGCGCAGGAAACCTTACGCAACAACAGATCGCGGAGGCCTTGAGCACCGACCAAGGCACCGTGTCACGCATCGAGCGACGCCACGACCTTCTCCTATCGACGCTGCGCGACTATCTCAAAGCCGCAGGCATCGAGCATTCACGAATCGTCGTAGAACGCGACGGAGTCGAAATCAGCATCGACCTCGACACTTTCGCCCAGTAG
- a CDS encoding translation initiation factor IF-2 N-terminal domain-containing protein codes for MRELARELGWTPRQLLAELNRRGEFVKSAASQLEAPVVRALLREFGTVSTGPNPDATLSPGMYGHSAELATGEDDTGFESELAKARARSKVKGQNKVARWHPPILQALLDDVVVPQRPEHLAAPASGYFVRELKKAAGLSKRWAEAQLNGLGDDESLVIKWIRLSDGQRPDIAVELAGCGISPGEAGLCIGHGGRIDPRLGTIYERFRDRKVGRSEATAIVRQWRAKQQAL; via the coding sequence GTGCGCGAACTGGCCCGTGAGTTGGGTTGGACGCCTCGGCAGCTGCTCGCCGAGTTGAATCGGCGCGGCGAGTTCGTGAAGTCGGCGGCTAGCCAGTTAGAGGCGCCGGTCGTCCGCGCCCTTCTGCGCGAGTTTGGGACCGTCAGCACTGGGCCAAACCCAGACGCGACGCTCAGTCCGGGGATGTATGGCCACTCGGCGGAGCTTGCGACAGGCGAAGACGACACAGGTTTCGAGAGTGAACTTGCGAAGGCTCGAGCTCGGTCGAAGGTTAAGGGCCAGAACAAGGTTGCGCGATGGCATCCACCGATCCTGCAGGCGCTACTCGACGATGTTGTCGTTCCGCAGCGGCCAGAACATCTCGCCGCACCGGCGAGTGGATACTTCGTACGGGAACTGAAAAAGGCCGCAGGACTCAGCAAGCGGTGGGCTGAAGCACAACTAAACGGTCTTGGAGACGATGAATCTCTAGTAATCAAGTGGATCCGGCTCAGTGATGGCCAGCGTCCAGACATTGCTGTCGAACTAGCAGGTTGTGGCATTAGTCCGGGCGAGGCGGGCCTTTGTATCGGGCACGGCGGACGTATCGATCCCCGCCTCGGGACCATCTACGAGCGCTTCCGCGACAGAAAAGTCGGTCGATCGGAGGCTACCGCGATAGTCCGGCAGTGGCGCGCGAAACAACAGGCTCTCTAA
- the dnaB gene encoding replicative DNA helicase, translating into MAVVDDLGHSDMDAPPPSEDFGRQPPQDQAAEQAVLGGMLLSKDAIADVLERLRPGDFYRPAHQNVYDAILDLYGRGEPADAVTVAAELDRRGLLRRIGGAPYLHTLISTVPTAANAGFYAGIVAEKALLRRLVEAGTRVVQYGYAGADGADVNDIVDRAQSEIYDVTERRAAEDFVVLEEILQPTMDEIDAIASQGGLARGVPTGFVELDEVTNGLHPGQMIIIAARPGVGKSTLGLDFMRSCSIKHQLPSVIFSLEMSKSEIVMRLLSAEAKIKLADMRSGRMSDDDWTRLARRMSEISEAPLYIDDSPNLTMMEIRAKARRLSQKKGLKLIVVDYMQLMTSGKKYESRQQEVSDFSRSLKLMAKELDVPVVAISQLNRGPEQRTDKKPMVSDLRESGSLEQDADMVILLHRPDAFERDDPRGGEADLILGKHRNGPTKTITVAHQLHLSRFANMAKQ; encoded by the coding sequence GTGGCTGTCGTGGATGACTTGGGTCATTCGGATATGGATGCGCCGCCGCCGAGCGAGGACTTCGGACGCCAGCCCCCGCAGGACCAGGCCGCCGAGCAGGCCGTGCTGGGCGGGATGCTGCTGAGCAAGGACGCCATCGCCGACGTGCTCGAGCGCCTGCGGCCCGGGGACTTCTACCGCCCCGCGCACCAGAACGTCTACGACGCGATTCTCGACCTCTACGGCCGCGGTGAACCGGCCGACGCGGTGACCGTGGCCGCGGAGCTGGACCGGCGCGGACTGCTGCGCCGCATCGGTGGGGCGCCGTATCTGCACACCCTGATCTCGACGGTGCCGACGGCGGCCAATGCGGGCTTCTACGCCGGCATCGTCGCCGAGAAGGCGCTGCTGCGCCGACTGGTCGAGGCGGGCACCCGCGTCGTGCAGTACGGGTACGCCGGCGCCGACGGCGCGGATGTCAACGACATCGTCGACCGCGCGCAGTCAGAGATCTATGACGTCACCGAGCGGCGAGCGGCCGAGGACTTCGTGGTGCTGGAGGAGATCCTGCAGCCGACGATGGACGAGATCGACGCGATCGCCTCGCAGGGCGGGTTGGCGCGCGGTGTGCCGACGGGCTTCGTCGAACTCGACGAGGTGACCAACGGCCTGCACCCCGGGCAGATGATCATCATCGCCGCGCGGCCGGGCGTCGGGAAGTCCACGCTCGGACTGGATTTCATGCGGTCGTGCTCGATCAAGCACCAACTGCCGAGCGTGATCTTCTCGCTGGAAATGAGCAAGTCGGAGATCGTGATGCGGCTGTTGTCGGCCGAAGCGAAGATCAAGCTGGCCGACATGCGCTCGGGTCGGATGAGCGACGACGACTGGACTCGACTGGCGCGCCGGATGAGCGAAATCAGCGAAGCCCCTTTGTATATCGACGACTCGCCGAACCTGACGATGATGGAGATCCGCGCGAAGGCGCGCCGGCTGTCGCAGAAGAAGGGCCTGAAGCTGATCGTCGTCGACTACATGCAGCTGATGACATCGGGCAAGAAGTACGAGTCGCGCCAACAGGAGGTGTCGGATTTCTCGCGAAGCCTCAAGCTGATGGCCAAGGAACTCGACGTCCCCGTGGTGGCGATCAGCCAGCTGAACCGCGGTCCGGAGCAGCGCACGGACAAGAAGCCAATGGTGTCTGACCTGCGCGAAAGCGGGTCGCTGGAGCAGGATGCCGATATGGTCATACTTTTGCATCGGCCGGATGCATTCGAGCGGGACGACCCGCGCGGTGGTGAAGCGGACCTGATTCTCGGCAAGCACCGTAACGGCCCGACGAAGACGATTACCGTTGCGCACCAACTGCATTTGAGCCGCTTCGCGAACATGGCCAAGCAGTAG
- the rplI gene encoding 50S ribosomal protein L9, with product MKLILTADVEHLGVQGDIVEVKDGYGRNYLVPRGLAVTASRGAERQAEEIRRAREQKAIKGREHAVELKTAIEGLGPVQLSVKAASDSGKLFGSVTTADVVAAIKSAGGPNLDKRTVQLPKAHIKTTGTHPIAVRLHPEIAAAVSLEVVAGQ from the coding sequence ATGAAACTGATTCTCACCGCCGACGTCGAACACCTGGGTGTGCAGGGCGACATCGTCGAGGTCAAGGACGGCTACGGCCGCAACTATCTGGTGCCGCGCGGGCTGGCCGTCACGGCGTCCCGCGGTGCGGAGCGCCAGGCCGAGGAGATCCGTCGGGCGCGCGAGCAGAAGGCCATCAAGGGCCGCGAGCACGCCGTGGAACTCAAGACGGCGATCGAGGGCCTCGGCCCGGTGCAGCTGTCGGTCAAGGCGGCTTCCGACAGCGGCAAGCTGTTCGGCTCGGTGACGACGGCCGACGTCGTCGCCGCGATCAAGAGCGCCGGCGGGCCGAACCTGGACAAGCGCACCGTTCAGCTGCCCAAGGCGCACATCAAGACGACGGGCACGCACCCGATCGCGGTGCGGCTGCACCCCGAGATCGCTGCTGCGGTTTCGCTCGAGGTCGTCGCCGGACAGTAA
- the rpsR gene encoding 30S ribosomal protein S18: MAKSSTKRRPAPEKPVKTRKCVFCSKKGQTIDYKDTALLRTYISERGKIRARRVTGNCVQHQRDIAIAVKNAREVALLPFSSSTR; this comes from the coding sequence ATGGCCAAGTCCTCGACCAAGAGGCGGCCGGCTCCCGAGAAGCCGGTCAAGACCCGCAAGTGCGTGTTCTGCTCCAAGAAGGGGCAGACCATCGATTACAAGGACACCGCGCTGCTGCGCACGTACATCAGCGAGCGCGGCAAGATCCGCGCGCGCCGCGTGACCGGCAATTGCGTTCAGCACCAGCGTGATATCGCGATCGCCGTGAAGAACGCCCGCGAGGTCGCGCTGCTGCCGTTCAGCTCGTCGACGCGATAG
- a CDS encoding single-stranded DNA-binding protein, whose amino-acid sequence MAGDTTITVVGNLTADPELRFTPSGAAVANFTVASTPRIYDRQSGEWKDGEALFLRCNIWREAAENVAESLTRGSRVIVQGRLKQRSFETREGEKRTVVEVEVDEIGPSLRYATAKVNKASRSGGGGGGFGGGGGGGASRPAEQPKDDPWGSAPASGSFSGADDEPPF is encoded by the coding sequence GTGGCTGGTGACACCACCATCACCGTCGTCGGAAACTTGACCGCCGACCCAGAACTGCGTTTCACCCCGTCGGGTGCGGCCGTCGCCAACTTCACCGTGGCGTCGACACCGCGCATCTACGACCGGCAGAGCGGCGAATGGAAGGACGGCGAGGCGCTGTTCCTGCGCTGCAACATCTGGCGCGAGGCGGCCGAGAACGTCGCCGAGAGCCTGACCCGCGGTTCGCGGGTCATCGTGCAGGGCCGGCTCAAGCAGCGTTCGTTCGAAACCCGCGAGGGGGAGAAGCGCACCGTCGTCGAGGTTGAGGTCGACGAGATCGGCCCGTCGCTGCGTTATGCCACTGCGAAGGTCAACAAGGCCAGCCGCAGCGGTGGAGGCGGCGGCGGATTCGGCGGTGGCGGCGGCGGCGGAGCTTCGCGGCCGGCCGAGCAGCCGAAGGACGATCCGTGGGGCAGCGCCCCGGCATCGGGTTCGTTCTCCGGCGCCGACGACGAGCCACCCTTCTGA
- the rpsF gene encoding 30S ribosomal protein S6 yields the protein MRPYEIMVILDPTLDERTVAPSLETFLNVIRKDGGSVDKVDIWGRRRLAYEIAKHAEGIYAVVDVKAEPATVSELDRQLNLNESVLRTKVMRTDKH from the coding sequence ATGCGTCCATACGAAATCATGGTCATCCTCGACCCCACCCTTGACGAGCGCACCGTTGCTCCGTCGCTGGAAACGTTTCTCAACGTCATCCGCAAGGACGGCGGCTCCGTCGACAAGGTCGACATCTGGGGCCGGCGCCGGTTGGCGTACGAGATCGCCAAGCACGCCGAGGGCATCTACGCCGTCGTCGACGTCAAGGCTGAACCCGCGACAGTGTCCGAGTTGGACCGTCAGCTCAACCTGAACGAGTCCGTGCTGCGGACCAAGGTGATGCGGACCGACAAGCACTAG